In Anaerobranca gottschalkii DSM 13577, a single window of DNA contains:
- the ptsG gene encoding glucose-specific PTS transporter subunit IIBC, whose protein sequence is MKKTFAVLQQVGKALMLPVAILPAAGILLAFGNALQNPELLEKAPFLHVNWLQMVALVMEQAGGIIFSNLPLLFAVGVAVGLVGGDGVAGLAAIVGYLIMNITMGIIAGVTPELVDSNPAYTFALGIPTLQTGVFGGIIVGVLASFLFKKYYNIELPQYLGFFAGKRFVPIVTAVSALLLGILMTFIWPPIQTGLNTLSYSMVDSNRTLSAFIFGVIERALIPFGLHHIFYSPFWFEFGEYVNKAGEIVRGDQRIFFEQLKDNVAFTAGTFMTGKFPFMMFGLPAAALAMYHEAKTEKKKYVAGIMMSAALTSFLTGITEPIEFTFLFVAPLLFAVHTIFAGLSFMIMEILNVKIGMTFSGGIIDYLLFGVLPNRTQWWLVIPVGLVFSVIYYFGFRFVIRKWDIKTPGREDDGEQSETNGVTGELGAQILDALGGKENILNLDACITRLRVNVKDIKLVDKQRLKKLGASGVLEVGNSIQAIFGPKSDILKTQIDNIIKSGGVTEKTSNFLSPMEGKLIDLSEVPDQVFSKKIMGDGFAIEPQKGDVVSPVDGKVVSLFPTNHAIGILGKDGLEILIHVGIDTVELKGEGFQALVKEGDEIKAGQPLLKVDLEKVKKEGKAIVTPVIFTNLTEGQKIHFEEGKKVQKGQSGIVVIK, encoded by the coding sequence ATGAAAAAGACTTTTGCAGTATTACAACAAGTAGGTAAAGCCTTGATGTTACCAGTGGCTATATTGCCTGCTGCCGGTATTTTACTGGCCTTTGGTAATGCTTTACAAAATCCAGAACTACTAGAAAAAGCACCTTTTCTACATGTTAACTGGCTACAAATGGTAGCATTGGTAATGGAACAGGCAGGTGGAATTATCTTTTCTAATCTTCCATTACTTTTTGCTGTTGGTGTAGCTGTAGGTTTAGTAGGGGGAGATGGAGTAGCTGGTCTAGCAGCTATCGTAGGTTACTTAATTATGAATATCACAATGGGAATTATTGCAGGGGTAACTCCTGAACTAGTAGATTCTAATCCTGCCTATACCTTTGCCTTAGGAATACCAACTTTACAAACAGGTGTTTTTGGCGGGATTATAGTAGGGGTACTAGCATCTTTTCTATTTAAAAAATACTATAACATCGAACTTCCCCAATATCTGGGATTCTTTGCAGGTAAAAGGTTTGTTCCTATAGTTACAGCAGTTTCTGCCCTTTTATTAGGGATTTTAATGACGTTTATATGGCCACCTATTCAAACGGGATTAAACACCCTATCATATAGTATGGTAGATTCAAATAGAACTTTATCAGCATTTATTTTTGGAGTAATTGAAAGGGCCCTTATCCCCTTTGGCTTACATCATATTTTTTATAGTCCATTCTGGTTTGAGTTTGGTGAATATGTGAATAAAGCAGGGGAAATTGTTAGAGGGGATCAGAGAATATTCTTTGAACAGCTAAAGGATAATGTTGCTTTTACAGCAGGAACTTTTATGACAGGTAAATTTCCTTTCATGATGTTTGGATTACCAGCAGCTGCCTTAGCAATGTACCATGAAGCTAAAACAGAAAAGAAAAAATACGTAGCAGGTATTATGATGTCAGCAGCTTTAACATCATTTTTAACCGGTATAACAGAACCAATTGAATTTACTTTCTTATTTGTAGCTCCACTACTATTTGCTGTTCATACAATCTTTGCTGGACTTTCCTTTATGATTATGGAAATTTTAAACGTTAAGATAGGGATGACCTTTTCTGGAGGAATAATTGACTATTTATTATTTGGAGTATTGCCAAATCGTACCCAATGGTGGCTTGTTATCCCAGTAGGTTTAGTTTTCTCAGTTATTTACTACTTTGGTTTCCGCTTTGTAATAAGGAAATGGGATATTAAAACACCAGGTCGGGAAGATGATGGTGAACAAAGTGAAACAAATGGAGTTACTGGAGAACTAGGAGCTCAAATTTTAGATGCCTTAGGTGGAAAAGAAAATATATTGAATCTAGATGCTTGTATCACTAGGTTAAGGGTTAATGTAAAGGATATAAAACTTGTAGACAAGCAAAGATTAAAAAAATTAGGGGCTTCAGGAGTACTAGAAGTTGGTAATAGTATTCAAGCAATATTTGGACCAAAATCTGATATTCTAAAAACACAGATAGATAATATAATCAAAAGTGGTGGGGTAACAGAAAAAACTAGTAACTTTTTAAGCCCAATGGAAGGTAAGTTAATAGATTTAAGTGAAGTGCCAGATCAAGTCTTTTCTAAAAAAATTATGGGTGACGGCTTTGCCATTGAACCACAAAAGGGAGATGTAGTTTCCCCTGTGGACGGTAAAGTTGTATCCCTATTCCCAACAAATCACGCTATCGGGATATTAGGAAAAGATGGCTTAGAAATATTAATCCACGTAGGGATTGATACAGTAGAATTAAAGGGAGAAGGCTTCCAAGCTTTAGTAAAAGAAGGGGATGAAATTAAAGCTGGTCAACCTCTTTTAAAAGTAGATTTAGAAAAGGTTAAGAAGGAAGGAAAGGCTATAGTAACACCAGTAATTTTTACTAACCTAACTGAAGGCCAGAAAATCCATTTTGAAGAAGGTAAAAAAGTCCAAAAAGGACAATCCGGTATTGTAGTTATAAAATAA